The nucleotide window GTTATAATAGTAGTTTACCTCGATCGTTGGAGTGGAACGACCTAAATGCAGTCATACATATTTGATTATTCTGCAGACATTAATGAGTTACAAGATCTATGAAAAACAAAATGGCTTACAAtcaattaactttatatatttttcacgtaataattttttatatcaataacgATAAGAAACTTTTACAGTTTTATCATTTTTCTAACCTCAGTACAGATAATATACATTAGGTTAAGTTCGCTGTACACTTAATCCAGCATCTCAAATATTCACTAACAAAGGTCTTTGACCGAACTGCGTACATTAGCCACAAACGTCATAATATTATAACGTTGTCACGTCAAGTTCTTTCGATCTTAAATATCCGTTACGAATTTTAAGAACACAAATTGCGACATTTTTCGAAGACTCACATGTGATTGGTATTAACAGTTAAACCACACGTTGATACTGCCAATGAACGTCATCGAACATTTAAAACTTGATAATTAACTTGTTTACTTTTACTTGTTACTCACCGTATAGCGGTCCAACCATTAGGATATATAGAACAATAACTGATAGTATCTGGTTCCTCATTCCGAATGCACGTGGTCTTAGCGCTACTAGAACAGTTTTACCTACCATGCCGAAAATTTCacgcaatatattttttaaatctttttgtttttcACCGTGCACTGAAGTTGTTATAGCTTCATCTCTCACCAAAACATCTTCTAACCGTACTACACCATAAACGAAAGaaattgtgtataaaaaaattaacaccgAAAAGACTCCATAATAACCAAGTGCGCGTAACAATATACCACTCAAAGCAGTACCTGTCGGTGTCCCTAAACTTACACATATTGTCACTAGTCCTAAGCGAAACGTTCTGTTTTCAACTGTTGTCCTGTCCGCCATAAAACTGTACATtcccataaatataataatataactgcCACTAAATGCTGCTGGTAATGCCTCTATCAGAGCAGTCGCGGTTAATGATAGTTCATGAAAGTAGAACGTAGCGAAAAGGAGACCGATATTTGCTACAATCTCTCCCAAGAACGGTAACAATATACATATCTTTCTTTTCTTAGTCTTATCACTCCACGCACCGATGAAAAGAACCATCACTGCTGGTATGCTCGTCTGAAGAGGAAACTTCCATGCCACCACCTTAGCTACCAGGGATTGGACTTGATTTAATTCTGTCTCCAGTCCAGTTGTATTTCTGTCCCTTATGCGATCACATATTACATCAccgaatttaaaattaactcgGCACGATTTTTCTAAGTGCATGTTCTGTACAGCGAGCGATGATAACGCCGTACATAGCATGTAAGCAAACAGGCATGGTTCAACAGTCGTCTCgcgaaataaatactttatctGTTTCAAGAGACCTTTCGATTTTTCGCGCCACGATTCTTTTTCTTTATCATCTGTCAGTCGTGTACTAGATTTCGTGAGATGATTTGTGCTACACATATCAACGGTGCTGACACTCATCATATTAAGCGACACTAAAAGTGAGAGTTAGTAAAAGTGGAGGCACTGTTTGTTACTTGATCCACGCAATGCAGTACGGTTGGCATGCAGCGCAAGCGACCGATAGTGACTATTTAATCCGTGGCTTTCCGACTGTCGTTTCCAAAAACCAGAGTTGTTAATGTCAGGTTGTTTAACCAAGCGCAATATGGGAGAGCGACAAGACGGGCGGGCCGCTCGCATCTCCGTTCCTACGATAACAGGGTCTTACCATACCCGACGACTCTTTTAATAAATAGCTTATTATCTGAGCACCTTGAGTTACGCATCACCCAACATTGTTTCGAATGCCTAGTCGAGTAACGAACAAACAGGTCTGAAGTAAGGTTTATCAAAACTAAACTGGgaacttttaaaaactttttaattaatattaaaataatgattattccAAATGTGAATCAAATATAGtgcttgattttatttattctcataaaatataaatgaaaaaacttgTATAATAATGTAGGTATTTTTCATTTGTTGTAGCACAATCTCATGAAATATTTGCATTAAATAATTAGTCGTAGTTggtctgtaaaaaaatattactagtctTCTGTAAAATCGTGAGTAAAACAAAATACCACTAGGTGTTATAACATCACAGGCGTGTCTTTATGTTGATTTAATTCAGtcaggtaaacgaaaaaatattacgtaaataattttatatgtttgtagGGTGGTCCCACTTATCAACAGGacgcataaaaaaataaaaaatcaaaatcgtaGAGTTGTAGTAGTATTTAATGTgttaatttaaactaattaaa belongs to Melitaea cinxia chromosome 17, ilMelCinx1.1, whole genome shotgun sequence and includes:
- the LOC123661883 gene encoding proton-coupled folate transporter-like; translated protein: MSVSTVDMCSTNHLTKSSTRLTDDKEKESWREKSKGLLKQIKYLFRETTVEPCLFAYMLCTALSSLAVQNMHLEKSCRVNFKFGDVICDRIRDRNTTGLETELNQVQSLVAKVVAWKFPLQTSIPAVMVLFIGAWSDKTKKRKICILLPFLGEIVANIGLLFATFYFHELSLTATALIEALPAAFSGSYIIIFMGMYSFMADRTTVENRTFRLGLVTICVSLGTPTGTALSGILLRALGYYGVFSVLIFLYTISFVYGVVRLEDVLVRDEAITTSVHGEKQKDLKNILREIFGMVGKTVLVALRPRAFGMRNQILSVIVLYILMVGPLYGDSQVSYLYAIRKFNFNEVEYSVYGTINIVLGLIGTFFCITILCKKLHVQDSVIGALAGVSRIAGCLVFAFAPTRSWFYSAPLFNIFSHTGLTAIRSIATKSVPVEEVAKLSSVMGVMEAIAPSIYMPTSSYIYVQTIESFPGAFYLFDAALTVVALALFTNIYALVRKRNRDMVTDPSRKEEYARTNEVSRF